In Leishmania mexicana MHOM/GT/2001/U1103 complete genome, chromosome 13, the following proteins share a genomic window:
- a CDS encoding phosphoprotein phosphatase-like protein, producing MEASLPFVISHQAKEGGGDSLSKVHVLRPACFETLTITSSARSTTAAGKGSSNTNGNTSPNVARVLTESVEHYLADRSPHIHGINSPLFPTYSSNKPTTNPCATPSGCLGVPVSSAPQEAVPTVNSPLVSTTSASSHLKASSRLSNISTGSCHVDGVDSWATSNCLLQTLDNPGKGISPLVLAPGKSPQGCGASPRLRISESSSTIADDLENDKPLRSSTEKGSGEKRFFGAPPRSGKFLPLIEWLLRRGERGDVGALTASQKDSDEHTQASFFNEDYILKLCAAATTVLVEEPALLELEVIAHDTLVVVGDIHGQFQDLYTSVLCQQYDRRRCNPEGRDHRFLFMGDYVDRGPHSLEVMLLLLALKVEYPTLVYLTRGNHEEEKTSRVYGFLTEVTTSLGAAAGTAVWSAVNKVFLDLPLAAIVQTLYMRFFVTHGGLSPGLQSVEEIASIDRHNYSSGNVTAAEDDLITGLLWSDPTNEMAMYKQNPRGCGFLFGPSASNRFCADNNFDFICRAHQVAMDGYFWTHNDRVVTVFSAPNYCGINNNRGAVMVVSGEANKPSFEQYDCCDERDFPSLDSCFLHASFFY from the coding sequence ATGGAAGCGTCTCTGCCGTTCGTGATCTCGCACCAGGCTAaagagggcggaggcgacTCGTTAAGCAAAGTGCACGTCTTGCGTCCCGCGTGCTTCGAGACCTTGACCATTACCTCCAGCGCTCGCAGCACGACCGCGGCAGGGaaaggcagcagcaacaccaacGGCAACACGTCCCCCAATGTCGCTCGTGTCTTGACAGAGAGTGTAGAGCACTACCTGGCCGACCGTAGCCCCCACATTCACGGAATCAATTCTCCTCTCTTTCCGACGTACAGCAGCAACAAGCCCACGACTAACCCCTGCGCCACCCCAAGCGGTTGTCTTGGGGTACCGGTGTCTAGTGCACCGCAAGAAGCTGTACCCACCGTGAACTCACCATTGGTGTCGACCACCAGTGCCAGCAGTCACCTAAAGGCCTCAAGCCGCCTTAGCAACATTAGTACTGGCTCATGCCACGTTGATGGCGTCGACTCGTGGGCCACCTCCAACTGCCTTCTGCAGACGTTAGACAACCCCGGCAAGGGGATCTCTCCACTCGTCCTCGCACCTGGGAAAAGCCCCCAaggctgcggcgccagccCCCGGCTGCGTATCTCGGAGAGTTCGTCGACGATCGCTGACGACCTGGAGAACGATAAGCCGCTTCGGTCTAGCACCGAGAAAGGGAGTGGTGAGAAGCGCTTCTTCggtgcaccgccacgcagcggAAAGTTTTTGCCGCTGATCgagtggctgctgcgccgtggcgAGCGCGGTGACGTCGGCGCCCTCACGGCATCGCAGAaggacagcgacgagcacacgcaggcgaGCTTCTTCAACGAGGACTACATCCTGAAGttgtgcgctgcggcgacgacggtgctggTGGAGGAGCCAGCGCTGCTGGAACTGGAGGTGATAGCGCACGAcacgctggtggtggtgggcgacATCCACGGCCAGTTCCAGGACCTCTACACGAGTGTGCTCTGCCAGCAGTACGACCGGCGCCGGTGCAACCCCGAGGGACGCGATCACCGCTTCCTGTTCATGGGTGACTACGTGGACCGCGGCCCGCACAGCCTGgaggtgatgctgctgctgctggcgctgaagGTGGAGTACCCGACGCTAGTGTACCTGACGCGTGGCAaccacgaggaggagaagacgTCGCGCGTGTACGGCTTCTTGACGGAGGTGACGACGTCgctcggcgccgcggccgggACGGCGGTGTGGAGTGCCGTGAACAAGGTGTTCCTCGACCTGCCGCTGGCTGCGATTGTGCAGACACTGTACATGCGCTTCTTTGTGACTCACGGCGGCCTCTCGCCGGGCTTGCAGAGTGTGGAGGAGATCGCGAGCATCGATCGGCACAActacagcagcggcaacgtcACGGCCGCGGAGGATGACCTTATCACGGGCCTTCTCTGGTCTGACCCAACGAACGAGATGGCCATGTACAAGCAGAACccccgcggctgcggcttTTTGTTTGGCCCATCCGCCTCGAACCGATTCTGCGCCGACAACAACTTCGATTTCATCTGCCGCGCGCACCAGGTGGCAATGGACGGGTACTTCTGGACGCACAACGACCGCGTCGTGACGGTCTTCTCCGCACCGAATTACTGCGGCATCAACAATAACCGTGGTGCCGTCATGGTCGTGTCTGGAGAGGCTAACAAGCCATCCTTTGAACAGTACGACTGCTGCGATGAAAGAGACTTTCCGTCTCTGGACTCGTGCTTTCTACACGCCTCTTTCTTCTACTag
- a CDS encoding phospholipid-transporting ATPase 1-like protein, producing MPNQPACWRKCLPTRILPGKLSKSFCCFSAEADVDEDDEVIVYFNNPEANAQFKYPSNFIRTSKYSLISFLPLSLLFEFRKVSNLYFLINVIFSLIPGVSPLNPATAIAPLSFVLLVAIIKEAVEDIKRHRADNRANSVLTQVMRKGKLVSVHSKDIHPGDVVRIKNSEEVHADVVMLSSSLEEGQAFIDTCNLDGESNLKPRKALEVTWGLCEIETIMNTTAVLHTSKPDPGLLSWTGLLEINGEEHALSLDQFLYRGCVLRNTDWAWGMVAYAGVDTKLFRNLKPKPPKSSNLDRKLNYFIIAILIFQNIMLFILASMAVWWNNKYKETPYLRFFINSRQNITLWGYRYLSYFILLSYCVPISLFVTIELCKVIQAQWMRMDCLMMEYMNNRWRHCQPNTSNLNEQLAMVRFIFSDKTGTLTENVMKFKQGDALGIPIEADSLDKCIVQLRKEAESKRLGPLQEYFLALALCNTVQPFKDDTDGLSVIYEGSSPDEVALVETAAAVGYRLINRTTKSITLLLQNDTRKVYNILATLEFTPDRKMMSIIVEDSDTKQIMLYNKGADSFIRPQLSRAPDVQEHIESVDIPLTEMSSSGLRTLLVCAKDITRRQFDLWYEKFVEVGKSLQNRSSKIDKVCLEMEQDMRLVGATAIEDKLQDEVPETLSFFLNAGVIIWMLTGDKRETAVTIAATSTLCDPRNDFIDHVDIGHLNPSDPKAIERVGRDLDVVEQHIALKGTHKERRCTLVIDGPGLNISMEHYFNQFLRISHQLNSAVCCRLTPIQKASVVRMFQKSTGKTALAIGDGANDVSMIREGRVGVGIIGLEGAHAALAADYAIPRFKHLRRLCAVHGRYSLFRNASCILVSFHKNITVSVVQFIFAFYVGFSGLTLFDGWMLTFYNVLMTSVPPFFIGIFDKDLPEEALLERPKLYTPLSHGEYFNVTTLLRWFAESLITALILFYAAYPTLVHQDGSHQRYTGAETGTLVFSGLILVIQARFALQIRYWQWLQVFGMVMALSFFLLLFLVYSAIPSIFSDTNFYYQAFDLMSTAKYWFFLLLYVGIELVAVLGFIVFQKSLFPTLRDVAERQHALQKSGRRRRSLDSA from the coding sequence ATGCCCAATCAACCGGCGTGTTGGCGCAAGTGCCTTCCCACCAGAATCCTCCCAGGCAAGCTCTCCAAGTCCTTCTGCTGTTTTAGCGCAGAGGCGGACGtggacgaggatgacgaggTGATCGTGTACTTTAACAACCCAGAGGCGAACGCGCAGTTCAAGTACCCGTCGAACTTTATTCGCACCTCCAAGTACTCGCTGATCTCCTTTCTCCCACTCAGCCTCCTGTTCGAGTTCAGGAAGGTGAGTAATTTGTACTTCCTCATCAACGTCATATTCAGCCTCATCCCGGGTGTGTCTCCGCTGAATCCGGCGACAGCGATTGCGCCGCTGTCCTTCGTGCTCCTGGTGGCAATCATCAAGGAGGCTGTGGAGGACATCAAGCGACATCGGGCCGATAACCGTGCCAACTCGGTTTTAACGCAGGTAATGCGAAAAGGCAAGCTCGTCTCGGTGCACAGCAAGGACATCCACCCTGGTGACGTCGTACGTATCAAGAACAGTGAGGAGGTGCACGCCGATGTCGTCATGCTCTCCTCGTCCCTCGAGGAGGGACAGGCCTTTATAGACACGTGCAACCTGGACGGCGAGTCGAACCTGAAGCCACGCAAGGCTTTGGAGGTGACCTGGGGCCTCTGCGAAATTGAGACAATCATGAATACCACAGCTGTGTTGCACACGAGCAAGCCAGACCCAGGGTTGCTGTCGTGGACGGGGCTGTTGGAGATCAATGGCGAGGAGCACGCACTCTCGCTGGACCAGTTCCTGTATCGCGGCTGCGTGTTACGCAACACGGACTGGGCGTGGGGCATGGTTGCCTACGCAGGTGTCGACACGAAGCTGTTCCGAAACTTGAAGCCAAAACCGCCAAAGTCGTCGAACCTCGACCGCAAGCTGAACTACTTTATCATAGCCATCCTCATATTCCAGAACATCATGCTCTTCATCTTAGCCTCCATGGCAGTGTGGTGGAACAACAAGTACAAGGAAACGCCTTACCTCCGCTTCTTTATCAACAGCCGCCAGAACATAACGCTGTGGGGGTACCGTTACTTGAGCTATTTCATTTTGCTGAGCTACTGCGTGCCCATCTCGCTGTTCGTCACGATTGAGTTGTGCAAGGTGATCCAGGCGCAGTGGATGCGGATGGACTGCCTCATGATGGAGTACATGAACAACCGCTGGCGGCACTGCCAGCCGAACACGTCGAACCTCAACGAGCAGCTGGCAATGGTGCGCTTCATCTTCAGCGACAAAACTGGGACGTTGACAGAGAACGTCATGAAGTTCAAGCAAGGCGACGCTCTCGGTATTCCGATCGAGGCCGACAGCCTGGACAAATGCatcgtgcagctgcgcaaggagGCCGAGTCGAAGAGGCTAGGCCCGCTGCAGGAGTACTTTCTCGCGTTGGCCTTGTGCAACACGGTTCAGCCCTTCAAGGACGACACGGATGGCCTCAGTGTCATCTACGAAGGCAGCTCCCCAgacgaggtggcgctggtcgagaccgctgctgctgtcggctATCGCCTCATCAACCGTACGACAAAGTCCAtcacgctcctcctgcagaaTGATACGCGTAAGGTGTACAACATCCTCGCCACACTGGAGTTCACGCCGGACCGCAAGATGATGAGCATCATCGTCGAGGACAGCGACACCAAACAAATTATGCTATACAATAAGGGGGCCGACAGCTTCATCAGGCCGCAGCTGAGCCGCGCCCCGGATGTGCAGGAACACATAGAAAGTGTTGACATCCCTCTGACAGAGATGTCCTCGTCGGGGCTCCGCAcactgctggtgtgcgccAAGGACATCACACGCCGCCAGTTCGACCTGTGGTACGAGAAGTTCGTCGAGGTCGGCAAGTCTCTGCAGAACCGCAGCTCCAAGATTGATAAAGTCTGCTTAGAGATGGAGCAAGACATGCGACtcgtcggcgccaccgccatcgagGACAAGCTGCAAGACGAGGTGCCTGAGACACTGTCGTTTTTCTTGAACGCCGGTGTGATCATTTGGATGCTCACTGGCGACAAGCGTGAGACTGCCGTGACGATCGCTGCAACGTCGACCCTGTGCGACCCGCGCAACGACTTCATCGACCACGTCGACATTGGGCATCTGAATCCATCGGACCCCAAGGCGATTGAGCGCGTAGGGCGCGACCTCGACGTGGTGGAGCAGCACATCGCGCTCAAGGGGACCCACAaggagcggcgctgcaccttGGTCATCGACGGCCCGGGGCTGAACATCTCGATGGAGCATTACTTTAACCAGTTCCTGCGCATCTCCCATCAGTTAAACTCCGCCGTCTGCTGTCGTCTCACGCCGATCCAGAAGGCAAGCGTCGTTCGCATGTTCCAGAAGTCAACCGGTAAGACAGCGCTGGCCATCGGTGACGGCGCCAACGACGTGTCCATGATCCGGGAGGGACGTGTGGGCGTGGGCATTATTGGGCTGGAAGGTGCACatgccgccctcgccgccgacTACGCGATTCCGCGGTTCAAacacctgcgccgcctgtgcgcggtgcaTGGGCGCTACTCGCTCTTCCGAAACGCCAGCTGCATTCTGGTTAGCTTCCACAAGAACATCACCGTGTCGGTGGTGCAGTTCATCTTTGCCTTCTACGTCGGCTTCTCGGGGCTAACACTCTTTGATGGGTGGATGCTGACCTTCTACAACGTCCTGATGACAAGTGTCCCGCCCTTCTTCATAGGCATATTCGATAAGGACCTCCCCGAAGAGGCCCTGCTGGAGCGGCCGAAGCTGTACACACCGTTGTCGCATGGCGAGTACTTTAACGTGACGACGCTTCTGCGGTGGTTCGCCGAATCACTAATAACAGCATTGATTCTCTTCTACGCTGCTTATCCGACATTGGTCCATCAAGACGGTTCCCATCAACGCTACACTGGCGCTGAGACCGGCACGCTCGTGTTCAGCGGCTTGATCCTCGTCATTCAAGCTCGCTTCGCCCTGCAGATCCGCTACTGGCAGTGGCTGCAAGTTTTCGGCATGGTGATGGCACTGTCTTTCTtcctgttgttgtttctcGTCTACTCCGCCATTCCCTCGATCTTCAGTGACACGAATTTCTACTACCAAGCCTTCGACCTGATGTCGACCGCCAAATACTGGTTCTTCCTGCTCCTCTACGTTGGTATCGAGTTGGTGGCCGTACTCGGCTTCATAGTGTTCCAGAAGAGCCTCTTCCCTACCCTGCGCGACGTCGCGGAGCGACAGCACGCCCTTCAAAAGAgtgggcggcggaggagatcGCTCGATAGTGCATAA
- a CDS encoding putative ras-family member, GTP-binding protein yields the protein MVLPQHANMDQKQMQKLLLMGPGGAGKTCMRSIIFDNYLPRDALRLGITISLDQSQVHILRNLFLNLWDCGGQHRYVTEYLNRQKEYIFRYVGVMLFVFDINSMCRDSHGGIGGPGGVGGEGSSATTDWKLPEMLEYFREAMRFIRQYSPKAKVFVLLHKIDLIHKDIREEIFQARKQEILNCIDSGDGMDIEFFGTSIWSDSLYLAYSSVVRSLVPHRDVLVETMRGIAIACDAAEVALYERSTFLCLTHINRKTAADGSKALFLQGDGELRTTEVSETVKHFKLSCMNNTTSLGGLSIATETFTALLCPFTECTHVLVVSVDPKVNVELHRLNVNAARRRFEQFLDSDEPTACAMREVL from the coding sequence aTGGTTCTTCCGCAGCACGCAAACATGGATCAGAAGCAGATGCAGAAGCTGCTCCTCATGGGGCCTGGCGGAGCCGGCAAGACGTGCATGCGCAGCATCATCTTTGATAACTACCTCCCTCGCGACGCGCTGCGACTCGGCATCACCATCTCGCTCGATCAGAGCCAGGTGCACATATTGCGCAACCTCTTCTTGAACCTGTGGGACTGCGGCGGCCAGCACCGCTACGTCACGGAGTACTTGAATCGCCAGAAGGAGTACATCTTTCGCTACGTCGGCGTCATGCTCTTTGTGTTTGATATCAACAgcatgtgccgcgacagCCACGGCGGGATCGGCGGCCCTGGTGGCGTTGGtggcgagggcagcagcgctacgACGGATTGGAAGCTGCCGGAGATGCTGGAGTACTTCCGCGAGGCAATGCGTTTTATTCGCCAATACAGCCCCAAGGCAAAGGTGTTCGTGCTTCTGCACAAGATCGACCTCATCCACAAGGACATCCGCGAGGAGATCTTCCAGGCACGCAAGCAAGAGATCTTGAACTGCATCGACTCTGGCGACGGCATGGATATCGAGTTCTTTGGCACCAGCATCTGGTCAGACTCGCTTTACCTAGCCTACAGCTCGGTAGTACGTTCGTTAGTGCCGCACCGCGACGTGCTGGTGGAGACGATGCGCGGCATCGCAATAGcgtgcgacgccgccgaggtggcgTTGTACGAGCGGAGCACCTTTCTATGCCTGACACACATCAACCGCAAGACCGCTGCCGATGGCTCCAAGGCACTGTTTCTTCAGGGCGACGGGGAGCTGCGCACGACAGAGGTGAGCGAGACGGTGAAGCACTTCAAGCTGAGCTGCATGAACAACACGACCAGCCTTGGCGGACTGAGCATCGCCACGGAGACGTTCACGGCGCTCTTGTGTCCGTTTACGGAGTGCACGCACGTGCTGGTCGTGTCGGTAGACCCGAAGGTGAACGTGGAGCTCCATCGTCTCAACGTGAATGCCGCACGACGGCGTTTTGAGCAGTTCCTGGACTCTGACGAGCCCACCGCGTGTGCGATGCGCGAGGTTCTGTAA
- a CDS encoding ubiquitin-conjugating enzyme-like protein, producing MVEVPRNFRLLEELETGEKGTGSNQNVSVGLRDTADIFFHYWNGTIVGPPSTTFEYRILSLEIYCDENYPKVPPHIRFLSKVNLPCVDSDGTVNREKFHVFKHWDRRTTMELCLSELRKEMAQPQNRKLVQPPEGSTY from the coding sequence ATGGTCGAGGTGCCGCGAAACTTTCgcctgctggaggagctAGAGACCGGCGAGAAGGGCACGGGAAGCAACCAAAACGTCTCTGTGGGTCTGCGTGACACAGCTGACATCTTCTTCCACTACTGGAACGGCACCATTGTAGGTCCCCCTAGCACCACCTTCGAGTACCGCATTCTCTCGCTTGAGATTTACTGCGATGAGAACTACCCGAAAGTGCCCCCGCACATCCGCTTCCTCAGCAAGGTGAACCTGCCCTGCGTCGACTCCGATGGCACGGTGAATCGCGAGAAGTTCCACGTCTTCAAGCACTGGGACCGCCGAACAACGATGGAGCTGTGTCTGTCGGAGCTGCGGAAGGAGATGGCCCAACCACAGAACCGGAAGCTGGTGCAGCCACCGGAGGGGTCTACGTACTGA